Part of the Benincasa hispida cultivar B227 chromosome 11, ASM972705v1, whole genome shotgun sequence genome, TATTCATCAGTTAATGCAATCCCTACCAACAGACAGTTAAACACCTTAAAAGATAAGAAATGGATGTACGCACCGCTTTCTGAACAGCCTCATTGGTCACCCTTGGGGATGACTTCCTTGAAGCATGAGCTTCAGCGTTAGCAGCAAAGAATGCCTGAAAAAAAACCCCAATAAGCTTATGAGTTTATGCTCATCAATTTCATAAAGGTTAGTACCAAGGAAGAATGTTCAAGAAATAATCTAAGTTAGCAACCTTAATGGCCACAACATTGTGGTTCTGTTTAAAAATTACGCAAGTTAGAtagaattaaaatcactttACTGGGAAATAGTATTTTGATCATAATATGGATGTGAACAATTACCGATTATTGGCTGATTATAATTAAGAAACCACAACACAAAAGGTTAGATATCAAGGCCTAAAAAGATAGATTACACCTTCCATAGATGAATTTCATCAGAATCAAGAATATACCTCATCCTTTTGACCAGCCAAGGCCTTTGCCAATGCATTAACTTCAACAATCTTTTGAGCAGCAAAAGCTAGCCATGATTTGATTTCATTGTCCAACTTGGTTTCATTGACAAGGTCAACAGCAGTGTGAAGAAGTGAGCAGGAGGTGGAGACAACAAGATTAtctgcatatttttttttcggACAAAGATGGAATGAGTAAAAATGGACTCTCAAATAGTAATGATGAAATTAAGCACCACAAACCAAGATAGTAATACAAATGTAAGCAAAAGAATATCACCTTTACCCACAATGGCAGCCAGTTCCTCCAATGTGCTAACTGAAGCAGCAAGATCATTGGCCCAAATGTTCCTTCCATCAACTAGTCCAGCAAAAAGGTATTTTCCCTTGGGGAAATCACCCTTAATCAAATCAAGTGTCTTAGTTCCACGAACCAAATCAAATCCATAGGCAGTGACACCCTTCAAAGAAGTAAGGGTCTTGTATGCCTCAGCAGGGACATCAGCAAAGTATGTCTCAACAAGAACATTCAAGCCAGAGAGAGTTGATTCTAGTTCAGCATATGCATCAGAGAAGGCCTTCAATTTGTCAGAATCAAGATCCAACACTAATGTAGGCTCATCAAACTGAATCCAAGTAGCACCTGCCGCTTTAAGATCAGAAATAACCTCCCTGAAAAGTTATCCACCATTAAAATGTGAAAAAGGGAATCATTATAGGAACACTTTGGAACATCTTGATAGAGTGTCGATTCTTTACTTGTAGACGGGAAGGATCTTGTCGAGAAGCGAGAGGAGGGCGAAGGTCTTGTCAACACCCTTTGCAGGTTTAGAGAGCAACAAGTATGACACGGGACCAACAAGAACTGGAACAGTGTCTACTCCAAGCTGCATaatcaaaaacatttttttacctCAATTACTAGGTTTTTATGTCTAAATCAGATTTCCAAATGTACATAGCTATATAAGGTATAGGCTTATTCAAACCATTAAAGCATGTCGACATGTAAATACATAATACAATGAAATCTGTTTTTGAAAATGATATACCGAAATCTCATTCCATGTGATAGGGATTCAAGGCCTATTtccaataattttaattatataaattctcTATTCTCAATCAAATCTTCAGTTTTCCATTTTCCAATGTATTATACACCTTATGTTATGAACTTTAAGCACAATCAACgcaaataattaaaacaacaaCTTACAGCTTTGGCTTCTTTGTATTCATCCACTGCCTTGTGGGAAGCATAAGAGAACTTCACCTCTGGTCCCAACTCAGGGACAATGAAGTGGCTGCACCATAGAATCGGCAAGATTAATTATACTAGTCTCACAACATTGTCAATGCATACTTACAATGAATCTTCCTTCCATAAGTAAAAGGCCAGGTGGTTACTTACTAGTTTGTGTCAAACCACTTGGTCATTTCCATAGCTGGCACAGATGCATTTCCTCTAGCCATTGAGAAGTAGGTATCATACCCAATCTCACCACCAGTCCAGCCATATCTAGGAGGAACAGCCCCAAGCAATGCAGTGGTGTCAAGCACCTGATCATAGTATGAAAAAGTGTTGCTGGGGATGTACTTGATCCCTGCGTCAGACATCTGTTTCCAGATAGATGACCTCAGATCTGCAGCCACCTTCTTCAAATCCTCTGCTGTGGTCTTCCCATCCCAAAATGATTCAAGAGCAAACTTGAGCTCCCTCTTGGGACCCATACGAGGATATCCAACGATGTGAGATGCCATTGTTCTGCTTAAGAGATCACAGACGTAAATAACTTCAATTAGATCCTCAACACTACTCTAATCTCAAAGCCCAAATCTGAGAATCAATAAGCAACAGAAACTACTAACCCTATGTTAAATTAATAGAGTGATACGAAATTCAAGCCAATGACTTGAGAACGAAGGGTTGGTAGTATATGCAGTAAAGATCCAATGAGTAAAGTTCACATAAACCAACAATTCAGACTCAGATAGATCTAATACTTGAAATAGAAAATACCCCATTAAAAAACATCAGATCTAGACACACACGTCtccaagaaaacaaaaacccCACCAGATCTATACCACAATACTAAAATAGACATACAAAACAGAGTAAGCATGTAAATTCCCAACAACCCTCAAACAGCAATTGGAAGATCAAATCAGAAATGGGCTCATGCCTAATTACCAACACAAGTTCATAAAACAGTGGATCTGAATTCCAAATTACAGCAATGCCAACATACATTGAGAAAAAAGTGAAATTCAAAGAAACAGAGCAATGGGGAAGAAtcagaaaatgagagaaaatggAGCGAACCTTGAGGAAATGGAACACCGACAGAGGCTCCCCTCggaaaaaagaaaggaatgCGAGAGATAAGAGATAGGGAAAGAGACGATAATGGGGGAGCCACAAAGAAGAGAGAAGGCGCGAGTTGGAAGAAAGGGGAATGAagtttatttatagagctcaggAATGATGACGTGGCAGATCTGGTATATCGGAAAGTCACAGCCGGAGATTGGATGGTAGCCGGTGACAGACAGACAACCAATGtgtatttcatttattttatttttaataatattgtttttatttgttttagtgGTAAAGCGAGAAAATCTGAGTTGCTAAGGTGTATATTATAAATTACAAgattagtctctaaattttaaagaccaagtttaataaaatttcttaCAAATCTACATTAATAAGTTTATCataaattaattcttttataaaatttaaaaaggcTAAATCATCATGCAATAAATATTGTTTTGAATAAGTATTTCAAGgactaaattataaatataaaaatataaaaactaaatttttacCAAATAAATATCAAGAATTAGATAGTTTCTTCtattaaagtttagggaccatattttttaatcatttaaccATATTcgattacaaatttagtcttcCAAGTTTAAAGTTTTTATCTATTTCAAAACTGTCTATTAGGTTTTTAAACTTGAATTTGGTATCCAGTAAATCCATAAAGTTTAAAAAGTGTATAATAGATCCTTTGAATTTTAACTTTGTGTCTAATGATTTTTTTGATACATTcgaaattgttttaaaaaattaactcatctattagtaattaatttttttttcatatatttgtaatttttttaaaaaatattgaataattcaatgatctattagatacaaaattaaaaaaatcatagatctattaaacataaaattgaaaaaattaagaatGAATTAGACATAAATGAATAGGTAATTTAAAATGTGAAGTAGGAGAAGATGACACGCGCGAAGGTGGCGCGTGGGGAAGGGGATTTAAGGGAAAAGGCGTAATGTGGAAGTGAGGAGGAGTGAGTGGCCACGACGATTTTGTGTGTCGGAGAGAAGTGCGGTGGTTTGTCTGAATCTGAACATTTTGACTTGACGTGGCATCTCATTGcaatttttatttgtaattaaattaactcaaacattttaatttattaaacttcATTGACATTATTTTCCATTCATTTAACTACCATTTAAGATTTAAATCCTACTTTATACTTCTATCATTaagtttacaaaatttaaaaatagattaATCCCCCAGTTTTgagttcatttttcttttcatcatcCCTAATGcgaaaatgttacatttttatctttaacttataaatttagtttttgtttgatgtgtatattttaagatttatactATTATTCTTGAGTGTTCacctatttttaattttagtcctttgtattaattttctataatttattttaaaagaataaattacatatgaataaattatttttcattaattttttgtcactattaaattaattgaaaaatccacattataattatttttaaataatggaTTGAAATTTATCATTAATAACGGAAAGCGAGCATTAATTATTTAGGGTTAAAAGTATAAActctaaaaatttagagattaaatgaaaattaaactcaaaatttaggagtaaaaaatgtaatattttaaattttagaaaccaaATGACACTATACTTACAACCTAGGGATTTAAAAAGGTTTTATCTctctaaattaaaatatagataTCATGAGTTATGCTCGAATTTGTCATTTTGTTTTAGTTCTAAACTTTGGATTGTCGTGTTTTAACTGATGTCAATTGAACAACATAAACGTAGttcaataaatatttgattcttCTTCAAATGCCAAAAGTTCAAATTCTCACCCTCAACATTTGTTAggttaattaagttaaaagaattattttcaaccttatcttgatttttattcatcattcaataataactttaatatatatttaaagttaAACCGCAAGTTTGGTCCTTAAATTTTTCAGGTTTTTGTCTGATAAATCCTTGAcacacaaattaaaattttattcataatagaCACAAACTTCACATATCAAACATAGTCAATAATCTATGTGATATCTACAATGTTTTAGATCGTATATgtgatgttattgaatataaaagAAGAGATTTATGTTAGAGATGTAATATTCTTTAACTAATTGATACTTCAATAAGGTTACCTACGATTGTTGAGGGTGAGAGTTATATATGAAGGTGACCGAAATTTTGTCatagttatttagttaaataatttttcaaataaaaaaaatcatttttagtaatttgataattctaaaatcacttttgaaaccaaaaataattttacaaaatcacTTCTAAATAAGATCCGCACGAACTTTAATACAACGGTAATTGATACGTACTTTCTTCTTAAAAGTTTGAGGTCTAATTTCCCATTTAAGCCATCGTTGtattacaaagaagaaaagaaaacgagTTGAAAAATGATTTGTAGTGTTTCACCAAATTGAAATAGGTATTAAGCCCTTAATGGCTTAATTGACAAATCCAAACTAAAATTTCTATTTAAAGTACATTTTTTAATATGGGTGAATTTATAAACCCTACAATAACCTATATAAAGACGAGGGATTGATACATTACCACCTTTTTCTTGAGTTTTATTTATCATAAATCACCACTTGAGCACAACAACTTTTTTAGTTCAACGAAAATAATTCAtctaatgaaatattaaattataatatcatatacaatactattatgtattttaaatgttaaaataaaCATAGTTCAATGATAATTGACATATACTTAAAGATGATTATTTTTTCCATGAGAACGGGATCTCGAGGGGACCCGTCCTTAATAAGGCAAAAATTCTCCGTTCAAGCGAGGAATGAGGTAGGGAATGCGATTTTTTTCCTTAGAAACTAAATGGGGATAGAGATTGAATGTAATCCTCGCCTCATTTaactcttatttaatttattagaataattatataaattatacttcaattttaaattttattgtttagtGATCAAGTAATGAATGTATTTGAATTAAActgattatatatatgaataatttgataagTAATTATTCTTACTACtagaaaatttgagtaatttttctttaaattcaaaatttatggaattaattaggtaaaagaattcatgagaagtttaaatatttaattttaaacttttcaataatagttatttaagttaattttttaagagaaataaaaaaaaatgagaaaaaaagaaattcacAGGACTCTATGCACCTTAATCCCACGAAATTAAATggagaatttcacaaagatgaagaataaaataggaagcataaataaagaagaagaactCATTCCAGCTATCCCGTCCTTTGAACATCTCTATATATACATGCTCgaagtttcaaattttttatatttccacTTGtacaaaaaatatcaaaataaagtTATATACATAAttgatttctttttcaaaaatcgTGAGGTTGATAGTACAAGTATCATGGTATTGGTAATTTAACTCGatcaatatattaatttattattaaaaaagaagTAGGTATAATAAAATGACAGTGCCGACGGGGGCAACTGATCTGCACGCGCTCGTAGAACTAATGGCATTAGATTAGGAAATTGATGCATAAAATAATTGGAATTTTTggaagactttttttttttttttttgccataattaatataaaaaagaatGTCACATTCAGaaaattaggaaaaagaaattagaaaatggAGGCAAAGGAATTTGGTGGTTGAAATTGATTGAGGGATTGGTGGTGGATGTGACTCAAAACAACTTATATATTTCCCATTTGGTTGGAGATCTAtcacatttttccattttgtgacTTAAAAGAGCAtctaaattagttaaaatatagcttaattataagtttagtctttaaactttatcgatttgatttttaaaattttaaaaatattaaaaaatttataaactttcatttatatgtttaatactttgaattttttttaaataattacaaattttaatatacaattgatttattaaatatagatataaattttatgttaacaTAATGCTTAGTGACatgttcaaataaaataaacacaaaatttaaaatttaaaaacatgttACATTAAGATTCAGAAACCCTGTaacttaacaaaattaaaagttttaaaagacCAATTAAAACAATCTCTATCAACCACTTTTTAGTTATAATAATTAAGGGTGTCTATGAGTGGTTCTAAGTACTTTTTAGATTCAATCCAATTGTTTAGatggtaaatttttttaattcaaataactCAAAATGAACCTAATCCAACCTAAACacaaaatatttgggttgggttggttcgagtTACTTGGttcattgatttaaatttttgttttaaaaataagtaaaatgttaatgcgaagaaatttgatttaattatttttatatattgaattaagattaacaactcaatttcaatttatataataccaattttctttccaaagtgctgaaaaacatttttttataagttgttagaaaataaattatctaaaaaataattgaatcctaagtatatatatataacacattttattaaagtaaataataagttcaggttggtttgggttattttaGGTGAACCCTTGAACcaacccaataaaaaaaaaaattcatttatttgaactcaatccaacctaaatgagttgataatccaACTCAAACCGCACAAATTAGATTgggttgattgatttttttcaGATAATTAGATTTTCTGAACATCCCTAACAATAATAAGAGGGGGAGAGAGAGTAGAACTAGTTAAAATGATCTTATTTTCCAACCAAAGCCTACCAAACCTTACCAAAAGAATGATAATGTGTTACAAAATATCAATACAACTATAGTTAATATTAATTGTTTTTAGTAcagttaatattgtacacaagCTAGAACTCTCCTTacaatgaacaattggttttcctttcattttaaaaGTGGGCTTCTTTTCTCTATTAAATCTTTCTCATATAAAGAATAATCCTTAAAATTTAAGAGTGGTGTTCATGCTTCGTTTTTAATGAAATAATGCATTACAATTTACATATAGGACTGGAATCTCAAACCTatgatttaattgataaaataatgATCTCTTAATTGTTGAGCTAAACTTATATTAAACTAattcaataatataataaatattttgttgAATCTGGGCATCGTTTAGTGaataagataataataaaagtcATTTCAATTGTCAATATGTGGTTCACTTGCCCACTTTTACCATTGTTGagctaaaaaatgaaatatgaaATGAGACATTGTTTATAGTGTTCGATGTAAATAACAAATTCTCCGTGTAAAGTGTTGTCCTAACTATATTTACAAGCTGCATAATGAACATCATCCAAGTCACTCCTAACAGCTTTCTTGTGCATGAAGTGATAGTCTAATTCTATATATTTCACATGAGCATGTAAAACAGGATTACGAGTCTAAGTCAAGAGTAAAAATACTATCGCATCAAGTGATTAGTGgagaagaaatatatatatatatatgcacatAGCAAAGAAGTTCtcatgtaatataattaaacggAGGTGACAACAAGTGATCATTCATAATCTATTTGGGCGAATGACATACTACTTAATAGTTATAGACCAATTTATATTGGTGATAAATATAACAAGGAGTTAAATTATTACTGtagaaaattgaatattttaaattaggGCTTCTTGCAGACTtgacaaaataagtttaaaaaattagatcCATAGCCCAAACTTATAAGTTTTgcgaaaatagtaaaaaaaaaaaaaaaaaaaatcaacccacgtgatacacttgatacacctGATGTTAGAGTAAgaaaacatgcagcggaagtatcaaggatccataagcattcaaattcactaattttggcaaaaactaaagcattctcatctaaataagagggttttagatcatacctttgaagaacttttcaaGAACTTGATCAAACCGCAACAGTCTTCATTgaagatcaccgtgaaccacctcaagatctttcccactatcctcttggagctttagaccgagttgtgggactcaagaacaacttgaagcaaTGGAGAACAGagaaaagctcacagcagcacaCTTCGAAGAATCTTTTCTTCCCActgaaattttctttcaaaatttatgtGTTATGCATGCCTttaattcactccaatcttctttatttattgcagatgaacatgcaaagaagatataTGCATgtcttgcagctcatgcttagagtttTAATGAAGAGGAGgaagtgggttttgtgtgagcatgaagaagatgatattggAAAATCAAGTTTTTCCATTGTGCATGCAAAtcgatttttccaatttttctttacAACCAAAATcttgatttcaaaattcaattttgattttaataactGCAAAATCAtcctctaaaattaatttaatatcaaatattaaattaatttttgcacaataatcatattcatatatttaaatcatatttaaatatatattctcctattctgtttaatttgaacatttcaaattaatttctcaagctactctaaagcttaaccatttacgagctagtagggggacctcacagacctacagatcatgggctccaacgatttgagattaatcggctaaattcattagtccgatctaacccccattcgttaactaatggaacactacactatagcccatagttgaactcccctcactgtagatatattatgtccactttatgaccataatcagtaagtcgattcttcacaggttgtttgtaatcacagctaggtcaaaattaccgttttacccctgtgaatacatcttgttccttaagttcccactgaccctctaatgaacaattctgattcataatctctatgaatcaaatcctttctctatcatgagaaggtggggccccgatttttcaagacctggaatcaatacttaagagaacaacctatctgctaaccctaaatcgggtaggagtgaattccatcttgcaagactatgtccccagctattcatccggtcttatccccaaaatgggaagtttattgagcagtgttgttagactactctcaccatttgtagatcaaaggataatctcgagcAAACAAGacttcatagctagctcaggattaagatctagttaacctaggttatttgataaatgaaataatcagttttaacagtaaacggtcgttataaagaaaagtgactattttcgtggtccagtctatatgcaaactcattgcataggttCCGTGTACTGTCAGTACAAAATCGAAAAGAATGCATAGCATTCTGAGATGCCCACGAAATCTTCTAAGATGTTAATGGGTAAAAGGATTGGAGTTGGTTGAATGTATTTACCGAAATAATTTAATCCTTTTTTTCTAAGACCCGCATAAAAAGACACAGGTGGTGTATGGCTATCGTCAACTCATGCCGTAAGGTGTTGGGTTAAGTCCTGTAACAAACGTAACCACCGTGTTTAGTTGTCAACCGTTGAGGTTGGAACCCTGAGCAAATTGCCGGTGATAAGCCAGAGGAAGGTGAGGATGACATCAAGTCATCATGCCCCTTATGCCCTAGGCGACACATGTGTTACAATGGCCAGGACAAAGGGTCGTGATCCCGCAAAAGTGAGCTAACTCCAAAAACCCGTCCTCAGTTCGGATTGTAGGTTGCAACTCGCCTGTATGAAGCCGGAATCACTAGTAATTGTCGGTTAGTCATACGGCGGTGAATTCGTTCCTGGGCCTTGTACACACCGCCCGTCACACTATGGGAGCTGGCCATGCCCGAAGTCATTATCTTAATCGCAAGGACGGGGATGCTGAAGGCAGGGCTAGTGACTGGAGTGAAGTCGTAACAAGGTAGCCGTACTGGAAGGTGCGGCTGGATCACCTCCTTTTCAGGGAGAGCTAATACTTGTTGGGTATTTTGGTTTGACACTGCTTCATACCCAAAAAGAAGTGAGCTACGTCTGAGTTAAACTTGGAGATGGAAGTCTTCTTTCGTTTCTCGACGGTAAAGTAAGACTAAGCTCATGAGTTTATTATCCTAGGTCGAAACAAGTTGATAAATCCCCTTTTTTACGTCCCTGTGTCCCTCCCGTGTGGCAACGTGGAGgcgaaaaaaagaaaaagagggaTGGGGTTTCTCTCGCTTTTGGCATAGGGGGCCCCCAGCGGGAGGCCCACACGATGGGCTATTAGCTCAGTGGTAGAGTGTGTCTCTGATAATTGCGTCGTTGTGCCTGGGCTGTGAAGGCTCTCAGCCACATGGATAGTTCAACGTGCTCATTAGCGTCTGTCTAAAACTACCTATAGGCGATAGGGGTCGAGTTATTGATGTGAGATGGATCCAGAAATGATTCGTGTATATATTTCACAGAAACGTGAAATCAAAGTAGACGATATTAATCTTTTCGCCAAGATAATCCCCTCAAAGGGAGAGGTCCATagcatagttttttttttcagtgcAATAAAGTTACATAGTGTCTATTTTTCGCCAAAAAGTTCActtttatttcaaaatgatcAATATGTAGAATCAGAAAAAGTGACTGCTGAGATTCATGCAGGAACATATTTGAATAAAGGAAAGAATTAAGATAGATACCGATGAAACTTAAGAGAATTGAACGAACCAAGTTCACCTATACGAGAGTGAGGAATAAAAACCAACAACTTCCCACTTTTGATACACTAAGACAGAAGTCTTATCCATTGACAGATGGAACTTCAACAATAGCTAGGTCTAGAGGGAAGTTGTGAGCATTACCGGCATTGATTTCTTagtcgtttgtagcactttacaacttatTGTCTCAAcatcactcacatgtctcaacatgaacgatttgtggatcacatcgtttgtagcactttacaacttattataacaactacagagtgggccgcatctaatagtgttaacaggatgagatacccaatttcatccatatacttattagaccatttaggctatacaCTGTCAACCtaatcctatttatgtcactacataaagttacagtattcagactataacCAAGGatatttttattggattttcataataagatgaaaaatcaacaagtcattattattgataaatagaatgtttaacacgaactgcgagttctagaaCATTCCCAATAATcccccacttggactaaaactccagtgagaacaaatatatacaatataatgctGAGAAATATAatgggaaaaatacaataaactagggcatctctaaTACTATAggcattctcccacttgccctagattacactacttGGAGTCCTAGTCtaactaggtggccctcgaatactttagtTGAGATGGCCTTTGTGAATGGATCAACAAAGTTGTCTTTagaggcaatctttgtgacgatcacatctcctctgtgCACTATCTcccggatgagatggtactttctttcaatgtgttttccacgtttgtgactcctgCGTTCATTTGAGTTGGCAACAgtaccactattgtcacaatatagtGTGATAGGAAAGTGCATatctggaacgacttccaaattagccaagaatttgcatagccatactgcttctttagcagcttcgcatGCAGCCACATATactgcttccattgtggagtcagcgatacaactttacttgatgcttctccaaactataactcatccgttaagagtgaaaactgatcctgaggtAGACTTCCTGAAATCTAcgtcagtttgaaaatcagaatcagtgtatcctgtaaggatcaaatccttaggcccatacacaagcatatagttcatcgttctccttagatacttgaggatatttttacagTGGTTCAATGACcgtgtcctggattggattggtgTTGGATCGACACCAACACGCAGCGGAAGAAATTAGGACCCAtaagcattttaattcattaattttgattgaaaagaaacatgttaAAAACAGAGTTTAGTAGGTTTCAAgtacataccttggccgaaccaacgaaatctccatttttaGCTATaaaatcctctgaatccttgtgtaaaccaccacaagatctttcctactatcctcttggtgctttagattgagttgtggaactcaaaataagctggaatcaaagggaatatggagaaagctcactgaaccaacTCATTGAATAACACCTTTTTCAtctgaatttttcagcaaaaatttaGTCGGTTCATCCCTCattcttcactccaatttcttcaatatattgcagactatcatacaaagagatgtgctgcatgggatgcagctcatgcttggagtaaaccaaaggagaaagtgggttccttgtaagctactttgaagatgacttgaaaaaactattttcaattttatgtaattttacaatttccaaaaatccattttgattttaaaatcatattttatttctaaaatcaaattttattaatttcataaattaattttctaattaataaataattatttaaataatttaaataattctaattaatttaatatccaatattaaattaatttttacacaaattcagcttcata contains:
- the LOC120090931 gene encoding 5-methyltetrahydropteroyltriglutamate--homocysteine methyltransferase 1, translating into MASHIVGYPRMGPKRELKFALESFWDGKTTAEDLKKVAADLRSSIWKQMSDAGIKYIPSNTFSYYDQVLDTTALLGAVPPRYGWTGGEIGYDTYFSMARGNASVPAMEMTKWFDTNYHFIVPELGPEVKFSYASHKAVDEYKEAKALGVDTVPVLVGPVSYLLLSKPAKGVDKTFALLSLLDKILPVYKEVISDLKAAGATWIQFDEPTLVLDLDSDKLKAFSDAYAELESTLSGLNVLVETYFADVPAEAYKTLTSLKGVTAYGFDLVRGTKTLDLIKGDFPKGKYLFAGLVDGRNIWANDLAASVSTLEELAAIVGKDNLVVSTSCSLLHTAVDLVNETKLDNEIKSWLAFAAQKIVEVNALAKALAGQKDEAFFAANAEAHASRKSSPRVTNEAVQKAAAALKGSDHRRATNVSARLDAQQKKLNLPILPTTTIGSFPQTVELRRVRREYKANKISEEEYVKAIKEEISKVVKLQEELDIDVLVHGEPERNDMVEYFGEQLSGFAFTVNGWVQSYGSRCVKPPIIYGDVSRPKAMTVFWSTMAQSMTARPMKGMLTGPVTILNWSFVRVDQPRFETCYQIALAIKDEVEDLEKAGINVIQIDEAALREGLPLRKSEHAFYLDWSVHSFRITNCGVQDTTQIHTHMCYSNFNDIIQSIIDMDADVITIENSRSDEKLLSVFREGVKYGAGIGPGVYDIHSPRIPSTEEIADRINKMLAVLETNILWVNPDCGLKTRKYAEVNPALKNMVAAAKLLRTQLASAN